The nucleotide sequence GTGAATGCCCGCGACGTCAACGTGTCGTTCATGCTGATCGGTGCCGAGAACCCGGGCACGTGGACGTACAAGAACCTCAACGCCACCCTCACCGTCGACACCGGCACGCCGGCGCCGGCCACGACGCTCGTCGCACCCGCCGATGGGACGGTGTCGACTTCTGTGACGCCGACGCTGTCGGTCGCCCCGGTGACCGACCCGGACGGCGACGCCGTGAAGTACTGCTTCCGGATCGCCACCGGCGCCGACGGCAAGTCCGGTGTGGTGGTCGAGTCCGGTTGCCTGACGACGCCGACGTGGACGGTGCCGGCGGGGGTCTTGCAGGACGGTGTCGCCTACACCTGGCAGGCGATGACCTACAGCGGCGCCACCACGATCACCCCGACCTGGATCGGCCACCTCAAGATCGACCAGCGCATCGGTGACCACGGTCCATCGCCCGTGGACGACGCCGGGCCGGTCGAGGTCAACCTCGCCAATGGCAACGTGACGACGTCGCAGTCCTTGCCCACGTTCACCACGGTGGCTGGGAACGCGGGTCTGACCCTGACGTACAACTCGCAGCAGGTGGAGAACAAGGGCCTCAAGGCGTCCTACTTCGCCGATCTGTCGCACAACGGGATCATCAACGATGCGCAGCAGCCGGTGCTGGTGCGACCGGAGCCGCAGGTCAACGTCGACTGGGGCACCGACTCGCCGTTCGCTCCGGCGTTGCCCGCGGACTGGTTCGTCGCCCGCTGGGAAGGCTTCTTCCAGGCCCCCGTCACCGGCACCTACCAGTTCGCCGGGGTACACGACGACGGCGGCACCGTGTGGATCAACGGCGCCAAGGTCTACGAGGTCAACAACGCGAGTGACCTGAACTGGACCCAGTCCACCAATGTTTCGCTGACCGCGGGGCAACGCGTCCCGATCAAGGTGGAGAACGCCGAGGCGACGGGTGCGGCGAAGATGCGGTTGTTCGTCCGCACTTCCGACAACACCACCGTCGCCCCGCAGATCGTCCCGGCGGACTGGTTGTTCACCTCGGATCTGCCGGTGCTTCCGCAGGGCTGGACGCTGTCGGCGGACCTGGACGGCGAGGGTTCGAGCTACACCGAGGCCAAGGTCACCGACCAAAACGTCGTCTTGACCGACGCGAGTGGTGCGAAGCACACCTGGACGAAGAAGAGCGTCGGTGGCTACGCACCGCCGGCCGACGAGGACGGCGTGCTCGGTGTCGATGCCGGCGGCAAGGTCACGTTGACGGACAGCGGTGACGTGTTCGTCTTCCGAGCCGACGGCAAGCTGGAGAGCCAGTCGTCGAGTGCCGACGCACGCAAGCCCGCTGCATTGCAGTACATCTACGACGGTGTGCCTTCTCGGCTGCGGGAGATCAAGGACCCCGTTTCCCAGCGCTCGCAGGTGCTCCACTACAACCGCGCAGGCGACGACTGCTACGGCGGAGCTACGCCGCCGAGCGGCGCGCAGGCTTTGCCGCCCTCACAGATGCTCTGCCGGATCAGCTACTGGGACGGCACCGAAACGCGCCTCTGGTACGTCGGGGGGAACCAGCTCGGCCGGATCGAGGACCCGGGCTCGGAGATCACGGACTACGGCTACAACACGCAGGGTCTGCTGGCGGGCATGCGGGACAGCGTCGCCAACGACTGGATCGCCGCAGATCCCGGGAACCGCAAAGCCGGCGAAGGCGACCTGACTCACACAGTCGGTTACGACACCACCGCCAAGCCGAAGGCCACCTCGGTCGTCTCCGCCGTTCCGGCCCTCGGGCAGGTGAGGCCCAGCCGCGCCTATCGCTACGACCCCGCCAATCGCCAGACGTTCACCGACATCGCCGGCCTGAACCCGGCGGCCGGGTTCTTCTCGAAGGTCACCTACGACGACGCTGACCGCACCACGTCGACCACGGACGCCGCCGGCCGGACCACTTCGCAGGAATGGTCCCCGAAGGACCTCGCTCTCTCGACCACCGACCCGGCCGGGCGCAAATCGACGACGGTCTACGACTACGCGGACCGCCCGGTCGACTCGTACGGACCGGCGCCGGCGTCGTGCTTCTCCGGGCAGCTGCCCAGTGGTTCGTGCCCCGGCGGGATGTCACACGGCCACAGCGGTTACGACGAGGGCATCAACGGACTGGCTGTTTCGTGGTTCGGCAACGATCAGCTTTCGGGCCTGCCGAAGACCTACAGCACGGGCCTCGGCACCGCGGACGGGACGTTCGTCAAGAACTGGAACACCGACGCCCCGAACGCTGCTGTTCCCGCCGATCACTTCGGTCTCCGGGCAAGCGGTGACATCGTCTTCCCGGCCGCCGGCGACTACACCCTCCGCGTGCTCGCCGACGATGGGGTCCGGGTCTGGGTCGACGACCAGATCGTCATCGACGACTGGCGCAACACCACTCCGGCCTGGCGCCAGGGCGTCGTCCACAGCGACAGCGCGGGACAGGCGAAACGCATCCGCGTCGACTACTACGAGTTCGACCTGACAGCGCAATTAGAGCTGCATTGGACCACGCCCACCGGCGTGCAACAGCCCGTTCCCGGCACCCAGCTCAAGCCCCGGTACGGCCTGAAGACGTCGACGACCGCCTCGGAATCGGGCGGGGTCTCGGACAAGAACGCGGTCACGCGCTTCGGTGAGAACGGCCTCGACCCGGCTTACGGCTTGGCCACGTCCGGCCAGGCTGCCCCGTCCGGCGCGAACATCACCGGCGCGGTCTCCTATGAACCGCCAGGCACCGGCTACCTGCGCAAGACGGCCAAGACCAAGGCCACCGGCGCCAAGACCGGTTACAGCTACTACGGCGACACCGAGTCGCGGGTCAATCCCTGCGCGCCCGGGACCGCCGCCGTGAACCAGGGCGGACTGCCGAAGCTGACGACCTCGCCCACGCCGGCGTCGGGTCCGGCACGAGTGGACGAGCAGGTCTACGACGCGTCCGGCCGGGTGGTCGCCGAATCGACCGGTGGTGCCTGGACCTGCACGGTCTACGACGCCCGCGACCGGCCGCTGCGCGAGACGGTGCCCGCGAGCGCCGACGCACCGGCACGAACCGTGACGCACGACTACGCGGTCGGCGGTGACCCGCTCACGAGTTCCGTCTCCGACGAGAACGGCACCGTGACCACCACGGTGGACCTGCTCGGCCGGGTCGTTGCCTACACCGACGTCAACGGGGTTCGCACCACCACCGCCTTTGACCAAGCCGGGCGGACGCTGAGCTCGACGCTGACCCCGCCGTCCACCGCGGATGCCGCTCGGACGATCTCGTTCGGCTACGACGACGCGGGCCGGGTCACCACGGAAAAGCTGGATGGCGTCGTGCTCGCCACCGTGGGCTTCGACGGTGCGGGCGAACTGTCCTCCGTCACGTACGGCAACGGCACGGCATTGACCTCGATCACCAAGGACAACGCGGCGCGCCTCCTGGCTCTCGGCTGGCGAACGGCTGACGGCAAGGACGTCGTGTCGCAGGTGGCCCGTACCGCCGCCGGCACCGTCACCGACGAGTCGCTGGGTGGGGTGGACGCCAGGCCGGACGGCTCGAACTACGGCTACGACACCGCGGGACGGCTCACCGAGGCCTACGTCACCGGTCACCACTACACCTACGACTACACGTCACCGGCTTCGGCGACCTGCCCCACCGGCACGCAGGCCGACGCGGGTCTCAACACGAACCGGATGCGGCTGCTGGACCAGACCGCTGCGGGCACCGCCGAAACCCGATACTGCTACGACGCCGCCGACCGGCTTCTCGCCACCGAAGGTGCGACGGTGCTGTCGGAGTTCGCCTATGACACCGATGGCAACACCACGAGCTGGAAGGCTGTCGACGGGACTACGACAGCGCTGCGCTGGGACGGTTCCGACCGCAACATCGGGGTCAGCACCCGTGGGCCGGTCCCCGCGCTCGTCGCCGATGTGTCCTACTCCCGCGACGCGACGAACCGGATCACCCGCCGCGACCCGCGTGACTGCGACAACAACACCGTCGTTCGGTACGGCTTCACCGGGGACGGCGACACGCCGGACCTCACCTTGAGCGCCGACAGCCGGCTCACCTCGTTGTCGCTGTCCTTGCCCGGTGGTGTGCACTTCACCGCGATGGGTGCTTCGGGGAGCTCGTACGACCACCCGTCGGTTCGCGGTGATCTGGTGATGACGACCGACGCGTCCGGGCACCAGGTCGGCGAGCTGCGGACGTTCGACCCGTTCGGGCAGCCGTTGCGGTCGAACGGGGCGGTCGACTCGCAGAACGTGCCCGACAACTCGCCGGGTTCGCTGGACTACGGCTGGCTCGGGCAGTACCAGCGTGGTTACGAGCACGCCGGCGGGCTCTCGATCGTGCAGATGGGAGCGCGCCCCTACAGTCCGCTGCTCGGCCGCTTCCTCTCCGTCGATCCGGTGGACGGCGGTTCTGCGAACGACTACGACTACGCCGCCGGTGACCCGGTCAACGCGATGGACCTGGACGGCAACTCCTGGTTCAGTTCCATCGTTTCCGCGGTCACGAAGGTTGCCGAGGTGGTTTCCTGGGTTCCCGGTCCGATCGGTGCCGTGGCCAGTGGGGTCGCCGCGGTCGGAAACGTCATCCAGGGCAACTGGGCGGCCGCCGCGCAGTTCGCCGCGTCGGCACTGACCGCCGGTGCCACCAAGTACATCGCCGCGGGTGTCGCTGCAGTGGGCTTCGCCGCGAAGATCGGTTTCAAGGCGGCGAAGATCGTTCGTACCGCTGCGGCGAGCAAAGGGATGGCCGGCGGGATCCGCGCCTGGCGTGTCACCTCGAGGATCGCGGGACGGGTCTGGGTCGGCCGGGGAGCCACCCGGGTCGGCCCAGGTGGCAAGTTCCTTTTGTCGAAGAACAAACTGCGGCAGTACCGTCCGCCGAGTTACAAGAAGAAGCTCGGCAAGTACCAGTCGAACTTCCAGTGGCGTGCTACCGACAAAGGCAAGTGGAAGAACAACTACCATGTCGACCACCGACGGTGGTGGTGAGCGCGTGAAAGGTCCGGAGAAGCCGATGTGGGAGTTCGACGGGCGCGTGGCGTCGATGCGCCGAGATGGCCGCGACTGCGGGTACCTGTTCGTCACAGCCGAGACCACGGAACCCGGATCCGCGCCGGCTTTCACCCTGGAGTTTCTGCGAGCCGGCGCCGGGGACACGTGGTACTACAGCGACCGCACCGACCCGGATGACTACGACACCATCGCCGAACTCTCCGGAGGGGAGATCGACTGGTACGGCACGTCGTACTCGGCGAGTTGGCTCCCGGAAGGCGAGGCTCGGGAGATCGAGGCGTTCTTCGACCCCGGCAAACGTGATAAGCGCCGGCTGTTCGGGCGGGCTGACCGAACGAGCGAGGCCCGGCCTCACGTGATCCCGGATCCCGGTACTTGATCGCGAGCGCGGGGCGGGCGCTTCGGCCCGCCCCGCGCTCGAGTTCGAGGATCCACGCAGCAGGCCAAGCGCAGGTGCATAGTGCAGCGTCGGTGGACAGGATTGCTCCGGCTGCTGCTCGCTCGCCTGTCAGGGGCTTAGCCTCGCGATACCTTGTTGCGCATGCGCTGGTAGAGGCGTTGTCAAACGGTAGGGATGGGTGAACCACTCGCGAATTTTCATCGCGTTATATCGGCGGTATATCGAATTGTTGATCCGGCTCCTGCTGGGCTTGGTATTTCGCAGCGGTCGGTGACGGTGTCGACGGTGGGGTTGGCGCCGGCGATTCGGAAGCTGGCGGACGAGAAGACACCCGGGGCCAGGAGATCGCGGCGGCATGTGGTCAGCTGGCGGCTGAAGGCTGAGTTGTTCGTTTCGGTGATGGAGTATTTGTCGTGATGTATGCCCCCAGCCTGTTGGATCCGGCTGCGGAATCGTTGAAGCTCAAGGACTTCGTCGGCGCGACCGAGGTCGCGCGCGAGGCGCGGACGTTGCTGGGCGAGCGGTTCAGCTCGGTGACGTTCATGTACGTGCTGATGCGGGCGTTCGAGGTGGAGTACACGGCCGCGTGTGACGCTTCGCGCTGGCACGAGTTCCACGGCGGCCCGCGGCTGTTGTCGGACGCTGATCTCGAGGCGCTGCTGGCTCCCTGGCTCGACCGCTGACCGAAACCGCTGACCGAACGCAGTCAGCCGGTGGTTGCCGCGGGGTTGTGCTCGAAGCGGGTGATCTCGAGGAGGGACTCGACCGCCTGGTGCACCGACGCTTCCCAGAGCACCTCGCCGTAGGCGGGTGTCGCCTGCGTGGGGTCTCCGACGACCCCCGGGGTGCCGAAGTCGTTCGACAGCCAGCCGAAGCTCACCGGGCGCGTGTTGAAGCCGATGTGCCGGAAGTCCGCCAGGTGCTCGGGCACCCAGCGCTCGGCACGCGAGAGGTCCACGAGGTCGGGGCGCAGGTGCAGGACTAGGGAGGTCTCCGCGGCGCCGCCGTGGATGCCGAGGTCGCGCTCGTCGAGCCCTTCGCCCGCGGGCGGGTCCGTGCGGGCGAGCGAAGGCATGAGGAACGTCTTGAGCCCGAAGCGTTTGCGGATTTCCCGCAGCGCCACTTGCAGGAGCGCGACGTTGCCCCCGTGCCCGTTGACGAACACGAGTGTCCCGGCCCCCATGAGCTCCACCGCCCGCCCGATTTCGACCACGGTGCGGAACAGGGTCTCGGTGTCGAGCCAGACCGTGCCGGGTGCCCAGCTGTGCTCGTCCGATTTCGTGTAGGTGAGCGTCGGGAGCTGCCAGACGTCGACGCCTGCGGCGACCGCGCGCTCGACGGCGGCGTCGGCGACTGCTTCCGCGATCAGGGCGTCGGTGCTGAGCGGCAGGTGCGGCCCGTGGTGCTCGATCGCGCCCGTCGGGAGGACCACGATCGATTCCTGGCCGATCCGGTTCGCGAGCGACGGGCCCGCGAGTTCGGTGATGGCGCGGTTCATCCGGCTCCGTTCAGATCTTGGCTTGCGCGGGCAGGGTGACGGCGAGCTCGGGCACGCCGAGGTGGCCGGGGTTGAGCAGCCCGTCCGGGTCGGTGCGCTCTTTGAGCGCGAGGAGCTCTTCGACGCCGTGGTCGACGTAGAACTGGTGCGGGCTGTGGACCCGCACGCCGAGTTCGACGAGCTTCGCGTACCCCGCGTAGACGTCCGCCGCGCCCGTGTACTCGGCGGTGAGCATCCCGATGGGGAAGCGATGGCCGGCCTCGATGTGCAGCATGCCGCCCGGGTAGACGGCCTCGACCTCGTGGATGCGGTCGATCAGCGCCTCGCCGCCGACTTCGACGTGGAAGTACTCCCGGCCGGGACTGTTCTTCTTGAGCCACCAGATGGGGTGGTTGTAGGAGAGCATCGAAACCTTGACTGTCTGCTGAGCCCCTTCGCGCACGTCTTCGACCGAGCCCCCGACTCTTGCGATGAGCGACGACGCCTCGTCGAGCGCCGCCGCGTCGATGATCGCGCGCAGGCTCGCGCGCCCGGCGGGGATCGCCGGGTCCGCGGGCAGCCGTTCCGCCACCGCGGCCCGGTCCGCGCTCACGAGCCGGGGCAGCGGGTCGAGCGCGCGGAGCGTCCGTACCGCGCCGAGCGCCTCCTCGAAGGCCGGGAAGCTCGCGTAGACGGCCCGCCAGTCCTGGGCCGGTTCGAGCCGGACCGTCGCGCGGGCGATCACTCCCGCCGTGCCGTAGGTGTGCACGAAGGGCCGCGCGTCTTCGCCCTCGACGTGGGCGAGGACCGGCTCGGGGCCCGGGAGGGCGACGTCGAGCGCGACGACGAAGCCCTCCCAGTTCGAGCCGTGCGCGATCGACCCCGTGCCGCTCGAGCCCCCGGAGAGGAAGCCGCCCAGGGTGGACTGCGCGGTCGACGGGTACATCCACAGCTGCCGGCCGCTCGCGTTGGCCGTCCGTTCCAGGAGCGCCAGGGAAGCGCCGGCTTCGGCCGTGATGACGCCGTCGCCCACCTCGACGACGGCGCGGGCGCGCGTCGTGTCGAGGACCAGGCCGCCCTGCAGCGGGATGCCCTGCCCGTAGTTGCCGGTGCCCTTGCCACGTGCCGTGACGGGGACGCGGTGGCGGGTCGCGGCGGCCACGACCGCCGCGATCTGCTCCGCGCTCGCCGGGTAGGCCACGAGGTCGGCGAGGCCGAGCGGGAGCTGCTCGGAGAGGATCGGGCTCATCGTGGCCTCGTCGACCGAGGCGCGCTCGCGGGTCTTGGGGTCGGCGCTCACACCGCGCTCGCCGAGCAGTTCGACGAGTTCGGCCCGCAGCGCCTCGATGGTCTCGGTGCTGGTCATGGCACTCCCCTTCACCAGCCGAAGCCGATCTTCGGGTCGAGGAACTGGTTCGTGACGAGGTCGGAGGCGGCGAGCCCGTCCTTGACGTGCCCGCCCGACTGACTGAAGATCGGCGCCGCCGTCTTGATGAGGTCGGAGACGCGCTTGTCGTCCATCGCGCCGACGTGCCCGTTGCCGGCGTCGGTCGCGATCTTGAGGTCCTTCATCTGCGCGACGGCGGCCTTGCCCACTGCGGCGTCGTACGTCCAGCCGTTGTTGTAGGCCTGCACCAGCTTGACGATGAGGTCGTTCGTCGCCGCCGGGTTCTTCACGAAGTCGACGTCGGCCTGCTGCATGACGGGCACGAGCTTTTTGAGGCACGGCGAGAGCGAGGCCAGGTCGGCGGTGCGGACGGACATCGTCTCGGGGTACGGGGACCAGCCGGTGTCCGCGACGAGCTGGAACTTGAGCGGCTTGCCCCACGCGGCGATTTCGTTCTGGTAGACGTACGGTTCGGCGGTCGCGA is from Amycolatopsis mediterranei and encodes:
- a CDS encoding PA14 domain-containing protein; translation: MLPLSRPVHLVRWVRALVLVLTMTLLVGSAEAIAAPQRLAEAPKPIDPRDVGLLPSAPPAPVAPQAPSKADFAAQSRRDGGAGTHFDPQRSRPVSRSMFTTEYVNVDGTHSVRQSDQPLNVQDEHGQWQPVQTTLETDPATKRADADNHPLSPSLATKANDAAVLRVESAGHAAGLALDQAAPASAAVKGDSVTYPEVAAGTDLDYEVTPGAVKETIKLKRPPADGRSSWKFKLSTGDLTPKLEENGSVTLADQAGAAQFVLPPIETWDSAGGGVTAPAMTGGTYTLDKAGNDWWLTVAVDPNWLRDPKRVYPVSVDPTVTFGVQYSFAYRSDGTNCTNCGLRVGNSQANGDTYNRSVAHFDYSPLWGKTVVGATMDVTRNTSVVGSVKTWNTSLYHASNNDFNGVGPFLTGALVGDVGSFSSQAFTDFLRGRVNARDVNVSFMLIGAENPGTWTYKNLNATLTVDTGTPAPATTLVAPADGTVSTSVTPTLSVAPVTDPDGDAVKYCFRIATGADGKSGVVVESGCLTTPTWTVPAGVLQDGVAYTWQAMTYSGATTITPTWIGHLKIDQRIGDHGPSPVDDAGPVEVNLANGNVTTSQSLPTFTTVAGNAGLTLTYNSQQVENKGLKASYFADLSHNGIINDAQQPVLVRPEPQVNVDWGTDSPFAPALPADWFVARWEGFFQAPVTGTYQFAGVHDDGGTVWINGAKVYEVNNASDLNWTQSTNVSLTAGQRVPIKVENAEATGAAKMRLFVRTSDNTTVAPQIVPADWLFTSDLPVLPQGWTLSADLDGEGSSYTEAKVTDQNVVLTDASGAKHTWTKKSVGGYAPPADEDGVLGVDAGGKVTLTDSGDVFVFRADGKLESQSSSADARKPAALQYIYDGVPSRLREIKDPVSQRSQVLHYNRAGDDCYGGATPPSGAQALPPSQMLCRISYWDGTETRLWYVGGNQLGRIEDPGSEITDYGYNTQGLLAGMRDSVANDWIAADPGNRKAGEGDLTHTVGYDTTAKPKATSVVSAVPALGQVRPSRAYRYDPANRQTFTDIAGLNPAAGFFSKVTYDDADRTTSTTDAAGRTTSQEWSPKDLALSTTDPAGRKSTTVYDYADRPVDSYGPAPASCFSGQLPSGSCPGGMSHGHSGYDEGINGLAVSWFGNDQLSGLPKTYSTGLGTADGTFVKNWNTDAPNAAVPADHFGLRASGDIVFPAAGDYTLRVLADDGVRVWVDDQIVIDDWRNTTPAWRQGVVHSDSAGQAKRIRVDYYEFDLTAQLELHWTTPTGVQQPVPGTQLKPRYGLKTSTTASESGGVSDKNAVTRFGENGLDPAYGLATSGQAAPSGANITGAVSYEPPGTGYLRKTAKTKATGAKTGYSYYGDTESRVNPCAPGTAAVNQGGLPKLTTSPTPASGPARVDEQVYDASGRVVAESTGGAWTCTVYDARDRPLRETVPASADAPARTVTHDYAVGGDPLTSSVSDENGTVTTTVDLLGRVVAYTDVNGVRTTTAFDQAGRTLSSTLTPPSTADAARTISFGYDDAGRVTTEKLDGVVLATVGFDGAGELSSVTYGNGTALTSITKDNAARLLALGWRTADGKDVVSQVARTAAGTVTDESLGGVDARPDGSNYGYDTAGRLTEAYVTGHHYTYDYTSPASATCPTGTQADAGLNTNRMRLLDQTAAGTAETRYCYDAADRLLATEGATVLSEFAYDTDGNTTSWKAVDGTTTALRWDGSDRNIGVSTRGPVPALVADVSYSRDATNRITRRDPRDCDNNTVVRYGFTGDGDTPDLTLSADSRLTSLSLSLPGGVHFTAMGASGSSYDHPSVRGDLVMTTDASGHQVGELRTFDPFGQPLRSNGAVDSQNVPDNSPGSLDYGWLGQYQRGYEHAGGLSIVQMGARPYSPLLGRFLSVDPVDGGSANDYDYAAGDPVNAMDLDGNSWFSSIVSAVTKVAEVVSWVPGPIGAVASGVAAVGNVIQGNWAAAAQFAASALTAGATKYIAAGVAAVGFAAKIGFKAAKIVRTAAASKGMAGGIRAWRVTSRIAGRVWVGRGATRVGPGGKFLLSKNKLRQYRPPSYKKKLGKYQSNFQWRATDKGKWKNNYHVDHRRWW
- a CDS encoding creatininase family protein; translation: MNRAITELAGPSLANRIGQESIVVLPTGAIEHHGPHLPLSTDALIAEAVADAAVERAVAAGVDVWQLPTLTYTKSDEHSWAPGTVWLDTETLFRTVVEIGRAVELMGAGTLVFVNGHGGNVALLQVALREIRKRFGLKTFLMPSLARTDPPAGEGLDERDLGIHGGAAETSLVLHLRPDLVDLSRAERWVPEHLADFRHIGFNTRPVSFGWLSNDFGTPGVVGDPTQATPAYGEVLWEASVHQAVESLLEITRFEHNPAATTG
- a CDS encoding FAD-binding oxidoreductase — encoded protein: MTSTETIEALRAELVELLGERGVSADPKTRERASVDEATMSPILSEQLPLGLADLVAYPASAEQIAAVVAAATRHRVPVTARGKGTGNYGQGIPLQGGLVLDTTRARAVVEVGDGVITAEAGASLALLERTANASGRQLWMYPSTAQSTLGGFLSGGSSGTGSIAHGSNWEGFVVALDVALPGPEPVLAHVEGEDARPFVHTYGTAGVIARATVRLEPAQDWRAVYASFPAFEEALGAVRTLRALDPLPRLVSADRAAVAERLPADPAIPAGRASLRAIIDAAALDEASSLIARVGGSVEDVREGAQQTVKVSMLSYNHPIWWLKKNSPGREYFHVEVGGEALIDRIHEVEAVYPGGMLHIEAGHRFPIGMLTAEYTGAADVYAGYAKLVELGVRVHSPHQFYVDHGVEELLALKERTDPDGLLNPGHLGVPELAVTLPAQAKI